Proteins from one Hoplias malabaricus isolate fHopMal1 chromosome 2, fHopMal1.hap1, whole genome shotgun sequence genomic window:
- the peli1a gene encoding E3 ubiquitin-protein ligase pellino homolog 1 — MLSSEQESSSKPVKYGELIVLGCNGSMPCGDWDKRRKSRFCLCKRPAANGVKPSTTHTCSTQAANVIRNNIQHSVSYTLSWAETVVVEYTEDNETDMFQIGRSTESPIDIVVHETGGSFRGKGPMHLMQSTVSRFACRIVCDRSPPYTARVYAAGFDSSRHIFLGEKAAKWWTYDGQMDGLTTNGVLLMQPASGSRAAEWREISVCGNVFTLRDSTISSPNNRGKQVKDECPVLLDGSLIDLCGVTLMWRSVEGLSHSPTAAHVEALRLRLNAARPQCPVLLSTLAFPSLIGPPRRPRPWAYLTCGHVHGFHHWQGRGVAYKQHISAETEKTETTEREGERDRGQQGRDADTETERQRHGIQNGQVEAVQGETREKRVEAREEEAMNRGGEGEREREERQKAGEMERGTIKRIREGEGDRGEKDSDIEREGGGEKEGQMEGIENEVESAGQRDGAMDGKTMKRERDKGGQPEGQGEEGVEAIKGDRGRDGETVKTESERDQGRDGGEQKIEAQTRAQETETVKGDRECPLCRSRGPYVPLTLGRVPAVYVDANSPSHAFVPCGHVCSEETAKHWSKTPLKRVTNTFHPACPFCLTQLSRDRPYVKLIFQGKLD; from the exons ATGTTATCTTCAGAGCAGGAGAGCTCCTCCAAACCCGTCAAGTACGGAGAGCTCATCGTTCTCGG GTGTAATGGCTCTATGCCTTGTGGAGACTGGGACAAGAGGAGGAAGAGCCGCTTCTGTCTTTGTAAACGTCCGGCAGCAAATGGAGTCAAACCCAGCactacacacacctgcagcacACAGGCAGCTAAt GTAATCAGGAATAACATTCAGCACAGTGTATCCTACACTCTGTCGTGGGCGGAGACGGTGGTGGTGGAGTACACAGAGGACAATGAAACAGACATGTTTCAG attggTAGATCTACAGAGAGTCCCATAGACATTGTGGTGCATGAGACAGGAGGCAGTTTCCGTGGTAAAGGCCCCATGCACCTCATGCAGAGTACGGTTTCGAGGTTTGCGTGTCGCATCGTTTGTGACCGGAGCCCTCCCTACACGGCCCGGGTATACGCCGCCGGCTTCGACAGCTCCAGACACATCTTCCTCGGG GAGAAAGCAGCTAAGTGGTGGACATATGATGGTCAGATGGACGGTTTGACCACTAACGGGGTTCTGCTGATGCAGCCGGCCAGTGGCTCCAGAGCAGCCGAGTGGAGAGAGATCTCCGTCTGTGGAAACGTCTTCACACTCCGAGACTCAACAATATCATCACCAAACAACAGAGGAAAACAG GTGAAGGATGAGTGTCCTGTTCTGTTGGACGGTTCCCTGATAGATCTATGTGGTGTGACGCTGATGTGGCGCTCAGTGGAAGGTTTGTCTCACAGTCCCACTGCTGCCCACGTGGAAGCGCTGCGCTTGCGTCTGAACGCCGCTCGGCCGCAGTGCCCTGTCCTCCTGAGCACCCTCGCCTTCCCCAGCCTCATCGGACCCCCGCGCCGACCCAGGCCTTGGGCCTACCTCACCTGCGGACACGTCCACGGCTTCCACCATTGGCAGGGCAGGGGAGTGGCTTACAAGCAGCACATCTCTGCCGAGACTGAGAAAACAGAGACAacggagagagagggggagagggacaGGGGACAACAAGGGagggacgcagacacagagacagagagacaaaggcATGGAATACAGAATGGACAAGTGGAGGCTGTTCAAGGAGAGACAAGAGAAAAGAGAGTTGAAGCGAGAGAGGAAGAGGCTATGAAtcgaggaggagaaggagagagggagagagaagaaagacagaaagcgggagaaatggagagaggaacTATAAAAAGAataagagaaggagagggagacagaggagaaaaagatagtgacatagagagagaaggagggggaGAAAAGGAGGGACAAATGGAGGGAATAGAAAATGAAGTGGAGTCAGCGGGACAGAGAGATGGAGCGATGGATGGAAAGACAATGAAAAGAGAAAGGGACAAAGGGGGACAGCCAGAAGGGCAAGGAGAGGAAGGGGTGGAAGCTATAAaaggagacagagggagggatggagagacAGTAAAAACAGAAAGCGAAAGGGATCAAGGGAGGGATGGGGGAGAACAAAAGATAGAGGCACAGACACGGGCACAAGAGACAGAAACTGTTaaaggagacagagagtgtCCTCTCTGCCGAAGCCGAGGTCCTTACGTTCCCCTGACTCTAGGACGTGTCCCTGCTGTGTACGTGGATGCAAACTCACCTTCTCACGCGTTTGTGCCCTGTGGACACGTGTGCTCTGAGGAGACAGCCAAACACTGGAGCAAAACCCCACTGAAACGGGTTACAAACACCTTTCACCCGGCCTGTCCCTTCTGTCTCACCCAGCTCAGCCGAGACAGACCCTACGTCAAACTTATCTTCCAGGGAAAACTGGACTGA